GCAACAAAAGCAAGAGTCAGGACAGATGGGGgcacagaggcagttcctgggccatgccaattaAATGTGGTGTCAAAGGGacccaccgattcctggctgtgtgtatctgttgtcccttcagatgatgttgaagagctaagtcatgggctttttctctgtcgACTGGATCGCAGTCTCTATGGTCGGTAAAtgcatttttggaagctttgggtCTTATTTTTGATGATCCGAATCGAACCTCTCTAGCCGAAACAATGCTGCGCTACCTTCATCAAGGTGATTGTtccactgagatttattgctctgagtttaggaggtgggctacatatacggagtggaatgatcctgccatccatagccagttttgtcaattgtaatcagagaggctgaagggcgctttggcctttcatgaaaccccAGTGGCTCTGAAGGCTGCTATGTCTATTGCTATACacattgatagatgcctgagagagagatctaggggcacTCACTTTCATGACGTACTATCACATGATGTATCGTcatcctctgacactttgggtgaagctactcctgggtttatgtctggggacaaACCCATGCAAtaagggggagctactcctggatccgcttttaagcatactggtaaTAGGAAGGGAGTGCATTTTTTCCGCTGACAGAAGGGACGTATTATGAGAGTATGTCCATACATTcaacagcaaaaagaaaaaagaggaacaTTTAATTCCCATCTTACTCTTGGAGGagtgagaggagagtcagaaaatttgcatttttctttggtagtgatgagcggcataggcaagcTGACacaaggatttgcaaccaagtattaaaaagtgaagtttgatttatgattattattctgtcccattacttttggtcccttaacaagtaggaggaacatatgcaaactgttgtaattcctacaccgttcacctgatttggatgtaaaactctcaaattaaagctgacagtctgcagttagagcacatcttgtttgtttaatttcaaatccattgtggtggtgtatagagccaaaaatgttagaattttgtcgatgtcccaatatccTGACtgtatgaagtcactttgagaagcttatgtaatagaaaccacccataaatgaccccatcaaCAACCCCACAGgtattttgcaaaaaagaatTTATACCAGacggtgcaaagtgaaaattgcaattttccagATATGCCGTTTCAGTCTCAATATGTTCTGcctatatctctatttcgccatagcaatctgcacctgctaggggttgtgcgggctgaattttccatatttttctctttgtagtacgtattggaggcgtggcgatctccaagcagtcaagcacacctgtccagttaatctgccccctggaggctggttttaaagtcaatataaaactgagtctgcttatccagcacctaccagtagccattaggctccaggagaagtatatagtgggctcagcatgcatgtgagtacttgcatccctggatctgttgaaagctgtaatggcaccggacggggttaaaagcagagtgtgcttggcgtgcatgctgtgcctgcgctccctggactttatgtggctgttatggcccataaaaggtaggaactagtgttagggaccactcatgaaggcgaccttgacgtggtgagtggcttattacgctttggccaaaatgtacaccaatgccttatttaacatccagcataaaggcaaggcagagtgctggttgcagtgtgcgattgcattttgtgtttttacatgttctgcctagtgttgagcaaataaaagctttggatcctagacttcattttaatactgtatgaagattagtctctgtacagcattaaagtgTATCGGCTCCGGCAAGGTGAAGTGAGTTATCTCCGAAGTATAAACTttaaaaaccattttaaaacatggatccaAAGTCAGTTTTGGTACCGACTGGTACCTCAGTACCGAAGCCAACTTTGGATccaagtttaaaaatcaaatcccGAAGTTATTTACCAAAGTCCCGTGAGACTTCGGAAATAACAAATTTCCCTCTCCGTACAGCACTCcggatctaggatccgaagcttgTTTCATTCAACACTAGTTGTGCCCGCCATGTGCCAGTGTGAAAAGTCAGTCCTCTTATTATGCTGTGTTTCCTGGTtttagaaacaccctacatgtagCCATATTCTTTTTTTCTGAGCTTATGAAAGGGTTTAGGAGTAAAAAAACACCATGCACATTTTGAGGCCCGATGTGGTGAGCTAATTGAAGTCCATAAAGTGGACTTTAAtgcaaatttcagggaaaattcaattcgccgcaaagccgaatttccttgtgcttcgcgaTAAGGAATTGATTTCcactgaatggcggtaaaaaatagtgttgagcttgaatattcgaatagcgaatattaatcacaAATATCATCActttgctaattcgcgaatatttcgaatatagtgctttatatttgctatttcgaatattcgtcattttttaacatctgaaaacatgattcctccctgcttctttcttgggGGTCAATATGTCATTGGCCCGCAAGCAACTTAAGCAAGAAGGAATCatattttcatatggaaaaaaattaggaatattctaaaaaacgaatatatagcaatatagtgaatatatattcgttatttagaatattcacatacttttttcctatctgtacagttgttcgcatactcctcccctacAAGCTTGTGGGGGAGCATTAtaccaaagtggaataacagtacacattgtaaaaaaatacgacaaatattctaaaaaaacgaatatattcactatattgctataactttgttttttagaatattcggcatatttagagttgagtgaacccgaactgtaaagttcgggtttgtaccgaacttgaCGTTTTTTTccacccgaacctgaacatttacggaaaagttcaggttcggcttcggtgttcggcgatttctatgGCACTttatgaaaggctgcaaagcagccaatcaacaagtgtcatactacttgccccaagaggccatcacagccatgcctactatttttGAATAAGTGTTTCAGAGACAGCACACCAGAGTCAGCACGGTAGCTTTATATTCAATCTTTATTTACCAGTGGTACAATCTCAAGACATTTATTGCTTATGGCAACGTTTCGGTCCCAGttcggtgccctttgtcaagctataaatgCAAATATAAACACAGAACAGTACAATTAAAAATGGAAATTTATATACACATCAGTGGAAAATCATATACATATCAATTCACATGAAATATTTCATATTTATCACTCCTTAACAAGTGAGAGCTCATCCAAAAGGCCATCAACAATTCATCCGTTGTTTTAATTAATTGATTTTATATCAATTAGACACATGATTTGATGGTAGACACAGCCGTAGACATCAGTTCCTCTATGATCCAACATTCGTATGAGGCACTGGCGCCAGTCAATTATTAAATTAAAAAGAACGGCTGTGCACTAGCGTTAAGAGTCATATGTGTATGATACAGGAAAGCAATGAATATCGTCAGGAAGGACATGCTGCTAAGGACATGTTTCAGGCAAGCATGATTGGGATATGATTGGGGAGACATGTTAAAGGCATGATTtgggaaaaaatattttctagaaaaaaatgggttaagacATGATTTGGAGAAAACATGATTAGAGTAGAGAGCCAAAGAGCCAGAACCTGATTAGAGCATAGAACCCAAAACACGACTGCAGTGGCAGGCTCGATACATGATTATAGGAAGACATTAATTTCAGGATGCAACATGGTTACAGTATATGGTCATCCTTAAGGTCTATGATTTAGATACAATTTCAGGGTTGTGGGGGTTGCCCAATTGAAGGTTCCCCTTTTCATATTATCACAAAATGAACCTGCCACTGCAGTCGTGTTTTGGGTTCTATGCTCTAATCAGGTTCTGGCTCTTTGGCTCTAATAtttgggcctaatgccgttctaagaatggtaaggcctgagcaagtacaggcgatagtcgaTTGGGTgtccaacagtggatccagcacgttcacattatctcccacccagtcttctgcagaaagcgcacaggtggtgcctgaaacccatgcccatcagtctgtcacatcacccccgtgcatatcagggaacctgtctgagcctcaagtcatgcagcagtctcttattctgtttgaagactctgctggtagggtttcccaagggcatccacctagcccttctccaggggtggaagacatagaatgcactgacgcacaaccacttatgtctcctcatgaggacatgggaataccacctcagcatgtctccgatgatgatgaaacacaggtgccaactgctgcgtctttctgcagtgtgcagaccgaaaaggatgtcagggaggaagactgggtggaagacgatgcaggggacgatgaggtcctagaccccacatggaatgaaggcagtggtgagaccgagccaacagcgcagcaaaagagggagcagggtgcaaaagcagagcagccgtggcaaagacagttcgcctgctactggccaccgccaccagggaccgagcacaccaaaggtagcttcaaggagttctctggcatggcacttcttcacacaatgtgctgacgacaagacctgagtggtttgcacgctgtgccatcagagcctgaagcgaggcattaacattctaaACCTtatcacaacctgcatgaccaggcatcttcatgcgagacacgggctgcagtggagtaagctccttcaaaaccaagaaagggctcaggcccctcctgctccctcttctgctgctgcctcagcttcttcctccgcctctggaggaacgttagaacctgccacccagcaaacagaggatgtgccaccaacaccaccaccttcatcaccaagcatctccaccatgtcacacggaagcgttcagctctccatctcccaaaccttggagagaaagggtaaaatcccacctagccaccctcgatctctggccctgaacgccagcatttctaaactactggcctttgaaatgctgtcattcaggctggtggagacggacagcttcaaacagctcttgtcgcttgctgtcccacagtacgtcattcccAACCTttactacttctccaggagagccgtaccttccctgcacaaccaagtatcggataaaatcaagtgtgcactgcgcaatactatctgtagcaaggtccacctaaccacagttatgtggaccagtaagcacggccagggactctataactccctaactgcacactgggtaaatgtagtggctgctgggccccaggcacagagctgtttggcgcacgtccttccgccgccaaggatcgcagggcatcattcttggcctcctgttgcctccccctcctactcggcttcatcctcctcttctaccaccttctcatccggtcagtgacagaccttcaccaccaacttcagcacagccaggggtaaatgtcagcaggcctttctgaaactgatgtgtttgggggacaggccccacaccgcgcaggagttgtggcagggtatagaacaacagaccaacgagtggttgctgccagtgagccgcaagcccggcctggtggtgagcgataatgggcaaaatcttgttgcagctctgggactagctggtttgacccACATTCCTtgactggcacatgtgctgaatttggtggtgcaaaaatTTATTCACAACTAACCCGAAATGTCTgagttgctgcataaagtgcgggccgtctgtgcgcgcttccagcgttctcaTACTGCTGCCGCTCTCCTGTCTaggctacagcgtaacttcggccttcccgcttaccacctcatatgcgacgtgcccaccaggtggaactccaccttgcacatggtggagagactgtgcgagcagcagcaggccatagtggagtttcagctgcagcacgcacgggaaAGTCAcacagcggaacagcaccacttcagatCCCCCACTTCAGATCCTACTttatgtcagttaagggttttactattgtcgaatagttctgaatacattttcggtaattgttggtgaaccccaaaaaacgcataagagccttcagatttttgggtcgatcccagtccaatataGCATGAACTTTCTCTAGATCCATTCAAAAAcatgaagatgacagcaggtatcccaaaaactgcacctcctgtacagcaaaaacacactttgcACGGGCGAATTGCGGTGTAAAAGTAGTGCGCTTCCTCTTGGTGCTAACatagacctgtaaggctaagttcacacttgagttatttggtcagttttggccccatgactgcccaaataagtgaagtgtgcaattctaagagcgatgcctatcatctgcatgtcatacggactcacagtattatttcactattacagcagactccctatgtgtgttactgaaaggcactgtgttctacaccactatagaggctctttgcagccaggaaataggtattttttaacgtgattcgccaagactaaattcggatcgaaccaaatttttcaaaaattttcggcaaattcgctcatctctagtggtgtgCGTATGCTAGACTGGTGTATGAGGTTTCACATGGACTGGGTTTATGGATCAATTGATGTTGTTCTCAGTGTTTTTTTATGATCCTGATTCTCTTATGGTACATTTTGGGTGTGTAATTTAGGTCCGATCGGTAGCATGGAGTTAATTTTTAAAATGAAGTTGTGTTTATTGTCAATGTGTCGGCTTTTTCCAaatgtttgtattattttttcagatattgctgttgtgtctgtgtatcctccTATGAGAGTATTTGGAGCTCATTCGGAAACGTGTTAATTGTTAAATACAGTGGTTCATGCCATTCGTTTGGAGTATTGTCTTATCGTCATATTGACCTGGAACGTATTTGCCCAGCCTTTATTTTTCTCGTTCATCTTTCCAGTATTGgtttggacaatttttttttttaatttcgagGAAAGATATAAATTATTTTCGGTGGGGTGGGGATGGCTGCGCATTCTAAAGGCTGGCAGGTGCGTGGGTCAAAATTGCTTATTGTTAAGTGAATTGGTGAAGTTTCTGGCTGAGCTTATATTTTatcattattgttattatttagtTTAACTTGGTTATTTATTTGgtattatacattttattattacatttttcaTGATTGTTAAGTAAATGTTagttaataagtttaactaatAAAGCCTGTGGCCAAGACATTTTCTGAATAAGATATGGTGTCTGTTCTTTATTTATTGTATTAACAAGGTTTGGGTTATTTCTGGCCATGTTTTGAATTATAATCCCATTGAAAAATGCTTCTATGTGTATGGTAGATATCACGGTCACATATACAGAGGTTCTTGGAGATGGGACTGAGCTACTAGGCATGTGTGTTTACTACCACCGTATACTTTAAGAAGGGATCTAAAAAATAGCAGGGGGTGCTGTAAAAATATTGTAACAGCCATATCTGCAGTAAACACAGGGGCATTTTCTTTTATTGCAATTCAAAAATGTTTAGTCTTATCAAACAGAGAAATGTAATTTTCAATCacaagacaactcctttaaccccaTAAATATGCATTTATTTTTGGCCATAGGGATGCACAGATTTTTTCATTCCTCATCACTCggccataacttattttttttttaataggcatAGCTGTTTTATAGTTGTCGGAGtggttaccctttttttttttttagtttttgcccCTTTTGATGGATGTTGACTAAAGATGAGTTAATTGTTTAGAAATTTGTTTCGATATTCGGGTATAATTAAATTCAACTTGAATAAAAAGTGCTCTAAATGACCTTAATATTCATGCAATAGATTTCATAagactttctcttttttttttttttttttacattttaaatttttatcctttttttctctttatctttCTTCGCTTTTAAGCTCTTTAACATAAAAACAGCATTAATAATAGAGTGACACTGAAACCTGTAGCTATGAATAAACATATGGTTGACTGTTTAACAGCCtgtttaataaaaagaaaactgcACCATCATGTTTATCAttctttttaaaatttaaaaaaggttCCAAAATGTATCCCTTATTGGGGGTAAATGCCTGACAATGTTTACACACATTGTAGTATCCAAAGAAGCAGtgtcttgttctgaacaagcagcaATGCCTTAAATGGGACAGAATCAGATGCTTATTAGCTGTAGaatttgcaacaggtttttgggaAAAAAGGTGTAAATGGACAACCTCTGCAGCCAACCTATATATTGCTggtgaggcagtaaaatatgcttATTTGTATACTTGTTCACTGTAGATCACTGTAGGAAATTTCCAATaggtttttagagaaaaaggcataaTTACACAGTGTCATGTGCAACTCTGATGCTTACACCATAATCAGATAGTAGATTTAAGCCTAGCTCACACTTTATGTTTTAGTCAGTGATTTTTATGAGTgatagctcacaatcactgatggaaatcactgaccagatgactgaagtgtgaactatgcCTTATGGGATTTTTGGGTTAATAATTTGGCCGCTAGCTGGCTCCTGCGCCTAAAAAAGAGCTTTGACTCTGTAAATACCGATAGTCATCAAagtctgtatgtgtatatatatatatatatatatatactgtatatatatatatttatatatcaagCCACAATACACTGATTGACCGTATACTGTCCCTAGTGTTATAATATTTTTGTCAAGTAATTCAATCTACCTAACTAAATATATCTTCCCAATCCCAAACTGCTGCTTCTATGACAGATACATCCTATAACATCAGTAGATAACCTGAGAATGATGTCTCTGCTTGGAAACTAACATTGCACCTAATAAACAAGTCAAGTCCCTCCTGATTGGCCATCAGGCTGACCACAAGGCATTCCCTGCCTTGTTTCCCTCACTGGTGTACtgtatttttattgtaaatttgcAGGCTCCATTTTGCCCAATTCACCCATATTGAAGTGCAAAAACTTAGGCTTTGTTTGGAAGTAGAATTTTTGGGAATGAATTAAATTCatttagaatcgatttgctcatctctagtgttgacAGACATACCTTTAATGTGTCATGATATTAAGCTTAGTGCCCCATAATCTTTTTATGCTTTGATTTAGATTCTAGTGCTCAAGGTCGCACATTACCTAAAAATATTTCCATCAATGTGAAGTATAGATCTTGTGATTTACATGCCAAACTAATCAAATCCCATCCTACGAATatagctgaaggggggggggggggaattattatTATATCAGCAATCACTGCATTACATAAACACACATTTGCtaattacattatatacagtatcatTGAGTGCCACCTTCTTTTATCCTCTTTTCTTATACCTTCTTTTACTTCCTAATTATACTCATACATATCCTTCTTCATCCTCAAAATAAATAAAGAACACACTAAATAATCAGATCATCTATATACAACCAAGACTCCCCGATGGGAATAATTGTTGAAATCTCTTTAGTATTCAACAGAGGTTTTCATGTATAAATTGTAGCATGTGAGCAAAATTCTTCAGTTTAAATCACTGCGCTGCACATTTACACGTCCAATATTCTGAGACGACATTAGGTGCATGAGACGAGAGGTATTTCCTTTTAAATGACTATGTAGTTATACAAGTGCCACACCAGTCAGATATCTGCTGCTTGGAAATGACATGCCACTGTTGCCCATGGGCTGTACATCTAGTATTGTAGATCAGCCCTATGTACATTAATTAAGATGAGCTGTACTTCTAGAAACAGCTCATGGATAAGACTGGCAGAATTTATTTTATAATCCCTAAAGGAATGTTATCAGAAGATTATTGTTTAAATAATGATTTTATGTGTTTTCCGAGACgtaaatactgatgaccaatcctctggGTAGCTCATCATTATCTAATTGGTTGAGGTTTGACACCAAGGAatcccgcagatcagctgttcgagaaggccgCCGCACTCGCAGTGGCCAAACAAAATATAATTTTCTCATGACACAATTCCTTTAATTTCTGTGATATAGGTTATGATGATATAAGCAGGGTGGGGAAGTGCAGACTTAGCAGTTGGTGCCTGAAGATCAAACTCCCTCTACCACATAGAAAAaggcaccagtattataaatgtcacatgcagtgtcggactggggtgcctagggcccaccagtaacatttattttaggggcccaccatacggatacattcaaatattacctgctcacacagcagcaagatgctaccagatgattgaatatgggggtccctgcagcatctTTGAGAAGCTCGGTCCTGGGGAAAGGATGATACTGGCTagttttcctctatacctagaaatcatctcagctctgattgtgTCTATGTTAaaaaactggggagtttctttaataataacgtttttttttaaatatgaacataggctggttgaggtgctgtacattgaatatacgtatgtagtgcagtaagtttactatgttatgtgccacttgtgcagggggtgggagactaggggcccactttgaTCAGGGGCCCACCGGAGGTTTTACTTGTTTCCCTgtaggccagtccaagcctgggcAAACGTTAATTTGAGGGCTTGATGTTACTACTCTGGATGCATAGACTTCAATGGACAATGAAATCCCTAAGATGAAGATTGGTCTGATAGGAGAAGGTGATGAGGGCCGCAATGTACAGCAAGTTGGTGACAGTAAGTGCCTTGATTGGGCACAACTGATCGTGGCTAATATTGGCCACCCAAGTAGTAATTTCAACTCTCTCTGCAACAACCACactctctccactttgattggcagggccaggcagtgacaaCATCATCTCCACTAAGGGACTGTTAAGTGAATTGCAGTCAAGAATTCTGCTAACATGTCATCATATTGTGTTGAACCAAATTCAAGGTAAGGGTAAGCAACGTCTGTATGTACTGTACACCTCTCAatgcaagcacattttttgtaatTATAGAACATTTTTCTTCCTCTCTTCAGGATGATGAACATGTCCATTACCAAAGAATTCCAAATTGTGGCATTTTCTAGTGATGGTATGAGGCAgccatttttgtttgttttcttctttGCCGTTTACTTAATTGGTATTCTTGGAAATCTCCTTATCTTTGTGGTCATTGTAGCAGACAGACATCTGCACACCCCCATGTACGTCTTCCTATGTAACCTGTCTTCTGTAGATATCAGTTACATGAATATTACCCTTCCAAAACTAATGTACATTCTTCTATCGGGGGACAACTCAATATCTTTTATACAATGCTTTACTCAACTGTACTTCTACAATTTCATTGTTGGTACGGAGATTATTTTGCTGTCAGTCATGGCTTATGATCGGTACGTGGCTATTTGTAAACCTTTACACTATCATCTCATCATGAAAAGGAAGAACATCATCCTGCTATTGTGTACAAATTGGTTATCGGGATGTTTGAACTCCTTACTTTTGATTTGCCTCGCCTCAAGATTGTCCTTTTGCCGTTCCTTAAAGATTCATCACTTTTATTGTGACGCAAAAGCTTTAGTAAAAATTTCATGTCCCTCCAATTCCTTCAAAGTAATACTTAACCTTGAATCTCTACTATTTGGGCCAGTTCCATTTATGATTGGCTTGTTGTCCTATATACAGATCATTCGAGCCATAATGCAAATAAAGTCAACTAATAGTAGAAGAAAAGCTTTCTCCACCTGTACATCTCATCTGACTGTTCTCAGCATCTTCTATGGAACAGTTATTTGCACATATATGACCCCAGTCTCTGAGAATTCGGAAATTTTTGATCAAATATTCTCAGTATTATACACGGCAGTGACTCCCATGTTAAACCCGCTAATATACAGTCTTCGAAATAAAGatgtaaaaaatgcaatttatcTTCTTCTATCGCACAAATAAATTAAAAGTCTAGGCTATTTTTTCTTTTGTACCAAGACCTTGGAGGCTTTTAAAGagatttttccaggagtaaaatattgattacctggtagctcatcaatatcagatctgcgagGGTCTAACAACCGGCACTGTCACCAATCACCTGTTTGAAAATGCCATTGTGCTCTATAGATATAAATTATTTTCGGTGGGGTGGGGATGGCTGCGCATTCTAAAGGCTGGCAGGTGCGTGGGTCAAAATTGCTTATTGTTAAGTGAATTGGTGAAGTTTCTGGCTGAGCTTATATTTTatcattattgttattatttagtTTAACTTGGTTATTTATTTGgtattatacattttattattacatttttcaTGATTGTTAAGTAAATGTTagttaataagtttaactaatAAAGCCTGTGGCCAAGACATTTTCTGAATAAGATATGGTGTCTGTTCTTTATTTATTGTATTAACAAGGTTTGGGTTATTTCTGGCCATGTTTTGAATTATAATCCCATTGAAAAATGCTTCTATGTGTATGGTAGATATCACGGTCACATATACAGAGGTTCTTGGAGATGGGACTGAGCTACTAGGCATGTGTGTTTACTACCACCGTATACTTTAAGAAGGGATCTAAAAAATAGCAGGGGGTGCTGTAAAAATATTGTAACAGCCATATCTGCAGTAAACACAGGGGCATTTTCTTTTATTGCAATTCAAAAATGTTTAGTCTTATCAAACAGAGAAATGTAATTTTCAATCacaagacaactcctttaaccccaTAAATATGCATTTATTTTTGGCCATAGGGATGCACAGATTTTTTCATTCCTCATCACTCggccataacttattttttttttaataggcatAGCTGTTTTATAGTTGTCGGAGtggttaccctttttttttttttagtttttgcccCTTTTGATGGATGTTGACTAAAGATGAGTTAATTGTTTAGAAATTTGTTTCGATATTCGGGTATAATTAAATTCAACTTGAATAAAAAGTGCTCTAAATGACCTTAATATTCATGCAATAGATTTCATAagactttctcttttttttttttttttttacattttaaatttttatcctttttttctctttatctttCTTCGCTTTTAAGCTCTTTAACATAAAAACAGCATTAATAATAGAGTGACACTGAAACCTGTAGCTATGAATAAACATATGGTTGACTGTTTAACAGCCtgtttaataaaaagaaaactgcACCATCATGTTTATCAttctttttaaaatttaaaaaaggttCCAAAATGTA
The Bufo gargarizans isolate SCDJY-AF-19 chromosome 2, ASM1485885v1, whole genome shotgun sequence genome window above contains:
- the LOC122925537 gene encoding olfactory receptor-like protein OLF4, which encodes MMNMSITKEFQIVAFSSDGMRQPFLFVFFFAVYLIGILGNLLIFVVIVADRHLHTPMYVFLCNLSSVDISYMNITLPKLMYILLSGDNSISFIQCFTQLYFYNFIVGTEIILLSVMAYDRYVAICKPLHYHLIMKRKNIILLLCTNWLSGCLNSLLLICLASRLSFCRSLKIHHFYCDAKALVKISCPSNSFKVILNLESLLFGPVPFMIGLLSYIQIIRAIMQIKSTNSRRKAFSTCTSHLTVLSIFYGTVICTYMTPVSENSEIFDQIFSVLYTAVTPMLNPLIYSLRNKDVKNAIYLLLSHK